In Oryza sativa Japonica Group chromosome 11, ASM3414082v1, the following are encoded in one genomic region:
- the LOC107279420 gene encoding rac-like GTP-binding protein 2 isoform X1 translates to MTAIGAGDGAAEADSANVSVDGNIINLGLWGTAGQEDYSRLRILSYRGADIFVLAFSLISRASHENVLKEVAASEPAPVSPPLLPPLAAVSGGWRVELMPPGESLAPT, encoded by the exons aTGACCGCGATAGGCGCTGGCGACGGAGCGGCGGAGGCCGACAG TGCTAATGTTTCAGTGGATGGGAACATCATCAACTTGGGATTATGGGGCACTGCTG GACAAGAGGATTACAGCAGGCTGAGGATTCTGAGCTACAGAGGAGCGGATATATTTGTGCTAGCATTCTCACTGATCAGCAGAGCGAGCCATGAGAATGTTCTCAAGGAG gtggcggcgtcggaGCCGGCGCCGGTGTCCCCCCCCCTTCTCCCTCCGCTCGCGGCGGTGTCGGGCGGGTGGCGCGTGGAACTGATGCCACCGGGGGAATCCTTAGCTCCCACTTGA
- the LOC4350334 gene encoding flavonoid O-methyltransferase-like protein Os11g0303600, which translates to MQSFPSFKLREEVEQTEMAASDQAPSMLVPTDDEMLQTQAELWRHTLSYLTSMTLRCAVHLGIPTAIHRHGGAASLPDLVTALSLPTAKLPFLRRLMRLLVHSGIFASDDAGTTYRLTPVSFFLVDGAAAAVPVVDGHLSQVPHVLASTSRHCLDTVAGLAGWFREDFPAPSPPSPFEHVHGVTPLESTARLGPEDAALFQEGLRVYDASGFAVVLRECRDVFDGVESLTDCGGGDGTAARAIAEAFPHVKCWTSPVWSATSRPTVLLSTWQVTCSTSSHRVKQGN; encoded by the coding sequence ATGCAATCATTTCCATCGTTCAAGCTCAGAGAAGAAGTCGAGCAGACAGAAATGGCAGCATCCGATCAGGCTCCAAGCATGTTGGTCCCGACCGACGACGAGATGCTGCAAACGCAGGCCGAGCTGTGGCGCCACACCCTCTCCTACCTCACCTCCATGACTCTCCGGTGCGCCGTCCACCTCGGCATCCCCACCGCCATCcaccgccacggcggcgccgcctcgctgCCCGACCTCGTCACCGCGCTGTCCCTCCCCACGGCCAAGCtccccttcctccgccgcctcatGCGGCTGCTGGTCCACTCCGGCATCTTCGCCTCCGACGATGCAGGGACGACGTACCGTCTCACCCCGgtctccttcttcctcgtggacggcgccgccgccgccgtgcccgtcGTCGACGGCCACCTCAGCCAGGTGCCCCACGTGCTCGCCTCGACGTCGAGGCACTGCCTCGACACCGTGGCGGGGCTCGCCGGCTGGTTCAGGGAGGACTTCCcggctccgtcgccgccgtcgccgttcgagCACGTCCACGGCGTGACACCTCTCGAGAGCACAGCGAGGCTTGGCCCGGAGGATGCGGCGCTGTTCCAGGAAGGCCTGAGGGTGTACGACGCCTCCGGGTTCGCCGTGGTTCTCCGGGAGTGCCGCGACGTGTTCGACGGCGTCGAGTCGCTGaccgactgcggcggcggcgacggcacggcggcgagggccaTCGCCGAGGCCTTCCCGCACGTCAAGTGCTGGACCTCGCCCGTGTGGTCGGCGACGTCCCGGCCGACGGTGTTGTTGAGTACGTGGCAGGTGACATGTTCGACTTCATCCCACCGAGTCAAgcaaggtaattaa
- the LOC107279420 gene encoding rac-like GTP-binding protein 2 isoform X2, giving the protein MTAIGAGDGAAEADSANVSVDGNIINLGLWGTAGQEDYSRLRILSYRGADIFVLAFSLISRASHENVLKEELEFDLWPRWGDGGADFIGIFLVDGCRME; this is encoded by the exons aTGACCGCGATAGGCGCTGGCGACGGAGCGGCGGAGGCCGACAG TGCTAATGTTTCAGTGGATGGGAACATCATCAACTTGGGATTATGGGGCACTGCTG GACAAGAGGATTACAGCAGGCTGAGGATTCTGAGCTACAGAGGAGCGGATATATTTGTGCTAGCATTCTCACTGATCAGCAGAGCGAGCCATGAGAATGTTCTCAAGGAG GAACTCGAATTCGATCTATGGCCGCGTTGGGGCGATGGCGGGGCTGATTTTATTGGGATTTTCCTGGTGGATGGGTGCAGGATGGAGTAA